The genomic window GGCGAGAGCCGCGTCGTAGGTGAGGCCGATGGGGTGGGTGCCGCGGAGGTCGGTGCCGATCAGCGCCTTGCCGGTGGCAAACGTAGTGCCCGTGGCGCCGCCGAAGCTGTCCACCGCCACGGTGCCGTCGTGACAGCTCAGGCAGAGCTTCGAGCCGTAGTGCTCGGGCTGCCGCACGGTGGCGTCGAGGGTGGGGCTGGAGTAGAGGGTGTAGCTTGCCGTGGTGGTCTGGTGGTTCCACAGCGGGGCGCCGGGGACGCTCGTGTCGGCGTGATGGGGCGTGTGGCAGGCGTTGCACACCTGTCCCCTTGACCAGCCCTGGCTGCTGAAGTCGTGGGCGGAGGCCGCCATGCCGGCCGAGCATACCCGGGCGGCAGCCAGGCTCGCAACCAGCGCCACGGCGAGTGCGCATCTTACAACCATCGAAC from Planctomycetota bacterium includes these protein-coding regions:
- a CDS encoding cytochrome c3 family protein codes for the protein MVVRCALAVALVASLAAARVCSAGMAASAHDFSSQGWSRGQVCNACHTPHHADTSVPGAPLWNHQTTTASYTLYSSPTLDATVRQPEHYGSKLCLSCHDGTVAVDSFGGATGTTFATGKALIGTDLRGTHPIGLTYDAALASVDKGLFNPDSKTTALGGTITKDLLFGTGNLECASCHDVHNSVSAGNSHLLRITVDGSALCLTCHNK